The Podospora pseudoanserina strain CBS 124.78 chromosome 7 map unlocalized CBS124.78p_7, whole genome shotgun sequence region tttttttttttttgcattGCGGGTAGTTTCCGTCTTGAAGCATTGCATATGTCTTCCAGCTGGTTGCCTGGGTAAGCTACCTGGTGGTAGACAGCTTCCGGAGGTTTTGTTTTTCCCATGACAGCATGGGAATGTCGGGTCATGATGACTGGCGGTTTGTGGAAGGCCAAGTGGTACACGACAAATGTAGTCTTGGGGGTAAAGACGggggcttgttgttgattcCTCGCTTCTTTTTTGCTCTTGTTATTCTTCTCGCGCCCGTCTTGTAACCTCTTACCGTCTCACTATCTTCTTCTACCCGGCGATCACTTGTTACGTCACAGGCAACACTTGTCTGGCCTGAAGATGGAGACATGGACTCCTGTGCCAAGCGGCCACATGGGCGgagaaaaacaaaatgaATGGAGAgagctggtggtgattgAGAGATAGAAAGGGCTGAGAGAGTAAAGGAAATTGGGGAGGTGCCCAAGTGGACGCCAGAGTGGATGTGTAGAGTCTGGGAAAGTCATCGGGAAGCAGGCTGGCCAGCAATTTGGGATGTGTTTTCCTCGTTCACAAGTCCCGGTTGCATCAACCCCCCAGTTTGAGGTTATATTCAGGGATCAGGAAACAGTATTGCTTACGTTCTGTTCAACATTCACACTCTTTCACTGGTACATTTCGCTTTCTACCTAGTCTTTTTACCACATCATCGAAGCAAAAAATGATTCCTTttagaaaaagaagaggaaatcATCAAGGATGATAGCATAGGTAGCTAACTGCTTCTAGTGTCGGCTCTCATACCACGGATGAGGCTTGGAAAAGGACTGGTGAGTGTTGCTCGTCCAGGTCTGGCGATGGCCATCTATATGGCCGATGATCGGTGATGCGGCTcaaggttggtggtgatggctaaCGGTCTGATGTAGGATACCCTGGCCTCGGTCGGGCAGTCGCCGCTCTCGGTCTCGCGTCCAGTGACCCCATCGAGCTCGATTACGTGGTATGtcgtctcccccttccaccttgTAGACCTAGATGAAGATCTAATGAAGGTTGTGCAGTGCTCTTCGCTCGGTTCTGTGAATAGTAGCGTGATCAACTCGCTCTATTACGCCTGTCAAGGTAGGTCGACTTGCTTCATGATACATTCATcacgacaacgacgacaacgacggcaacgatgacgacttgttttgtttggaTTACGGGTCGTCCCAAGGTTACTGACAAACACACAGGCGACTCTGGCCTCAAGGAATTATCAACCCGAACCCCGGCGCACAAGAAAGTGTCTGACGATGACGTGTTGGATCATGTTAGGGTGTACTACCCTTCGGAGAGGACGATTGTGACCAGCAAGGGAGGGAGAGACGTATGTGGCTGCATGTCGAAGGTTTTCGGATGCTTCGCGTGACTGCTGACATTGTGGATTAGGGCGCCGGAACGATATGCTTTCAGGAAAAGTGGTGGAAGGCGTCGGGCTTTCCGAGGAAGGTGCTGCGTGACTGTCgatcgaggagggagggagtcgTAATGCATTCCAAGGTGGCGTTTGTgggccgggggggagggaggcgtgGGTGGGTGTATCTGGGAAGTGGGAACCTTTCGGAGAGTGCTTGGTAAGTTTGGGAGCATATGGCTGGATGTGGGTGTCGTTGTCGTGGGTGCGTGTGACTAACGTGATGATGGTAGGGGGCGGCtgacgagggagaaggttggcggtggggtgAGACTGAACTGTCGGAACTGGTACGTGCTTTGTGTTTTGGGTTTTGTCAGGGGGAAGTGACCGTGCTTTGTTGGGGGGTGGCTTGAGGGGTGTGTTTTGTTGATGGGGCGATGGACTTGGTTAAGGAAAGACCATGGCTAACGACGGAccggtgggttgggtgtttaGGGAGTGTGGCGTTATTTTCCCTGTTGAGTCATCACTGGCCGGGGGTGACAGCTGGGAGGCGTTTGAGAAGGTTGTGCCCGTGCCGATGGTTATGccgggggagaggtttgggatGCCGGGGAgtgaaggggggttggtgccgTGGTTTAACTGACAGATTAGGTTCAGTGGGGGTATGCGATATCATGGGGCTTTATTGGCTCTACGAttgttggccatgttggcaTGGAGGTGATTCACCTGTTGTGTGGTGACGATGATACTGTATCAACAACTGAAAAACTCTGTTTCTGCGTGAGCACGATTTACAGAGGTACATGAGGGAGTCTCGATGCCTTGTTATAggcggtgggggggtggagtCAATGTCACTGAAGTCTAATCAAGCAGAGTTTGTCTTCACAGGAGGGTGTCCACTTCGTTGTTGGGAAATAGGCGGACGGCGCGCGCATGAGAATCTTGAGGGTGAGTACATGTGTTTTTTGAACGTTGTTTTGGTGACGGCTTCAACCTAGGGTGGGCGCGGGCGGTGGAGCATGCTGTGGGTACCATCAGAGCCGGAGCCTGGGCCGTGTCATGATGGTAATCAGCTCGTGATATGGGATTAGGCGATATGCCAGTCGCTGACTTTGATAGGAGACATGAAGATCACGAAGATGATTGCATGCGCGGAGGGAGCGCCATGAGAGCAGAACCGGATCCGGCGAGATGCTGGTGAACAGCTCGTGGCGACAGGGCGATTAGGCTGGTGCGTTTGGGGAACATGGCACGCACAGTGAAGCTTGAACATCCCTGGCACGGAGGGGTTTGGTTGAAGTTCACGATTACGATTGCCTGCCGCGGGCTCTTgccttgaggatgaggctctGGCCTTGAGGACGAGGCTATGGAACAGCCTTATGGGGCAGCTAGCGCGGCTAAGAAGATACTCGAAGAAGACTAGCTCGATGGCTGGATTTGTGAGCACATCCAGCTTGGGCAGGTGGGCGGGTGACGACTGGGGGCGGCATACAGAGGAGAGCGAGTGGCTCACGACCTACCAGCTGGCAGATTTTGGGGAAAATCTCGGGACCGAGGAGCAGATGGATTTTTCCGGTCTGGGGGGTTACCTCGGTAACGGTTAGGCTTCCGGAAATCGTTATTGGGGAGAGAGTTCTGGACAGAGGGCCTTTTCGACGTTCGGGACGAGATGAGACATTACCACCGCGGTTTTGAACAGGAGCTTATGGGATGTCGAGGGCTCGTTTTGACGACGGCTTTGGCCAAGGGGGATTTGGGTGAGAATAAGTCTCAAAAGAGGCGTTGTGTGTATATGTGATTGGAATAGGGATTGGATGATATGGGCGTGTCAGGAGAGGAGGCAACTTGGCGCGaggtggaagatggggagaggagcaGTCACGGTAAAGGGAGGCGTGTTTTGGGTCCATGTCTGTTGTTTGGCCGTAATTTGTTTGAGCACAGGGGGTGAGCATTGCAGATTTTTGGACTACAGCGCCACGACTTCTTGGGGTAGACAGAATATTTCTCTACAAGTTTGGGGCTCATTTCTTTTGGTCGGGGGCGACGGAGTGTGGAGAGGATTGAACGTGGGTGCTTTACAAGATACCTTTGACTGTGGTGGCCCACAGGAGGCAGGACCTCGTGGTGCTCCACCCATGTCTCCGAAAAAGGAAGTGCTCCAGACATATAAATGGACCAGTTAACAGCTAAAAATACCACGCTTACCAGCCTTCAGTCACAGCAAGTACAGCAAGCTCCGGCCATGCTTTTACCCATGATTTTACAATGAAGATGTTTTATTGCCTTGGAATTAGCATAGGTCAGGGTCGATATGAGAAACTCTATTATTTAATCGCAGAATCTGCCATTTGGAGCTAAAGTCTTTTCTAACCACTTGAATGAATTATCCGCAAAAGTCTTGATGATCGAGGTGCAAGGAAAATTCCCCATGGCATCAGGCTTCTCAGGAAGTGAGGATTCAAGACATGGGTGGATCATGGGTTGTCCCGCCAACCAGCCACTATTTACTTAAAAAAAGGGGCAGACCCACTTTTTCTCCATGACAGCAATCCATGTATGACCTGAATCACCCCGTTTCCTGCAATGCGAACACAGGCAAAGATATTTGTGATACTAGACTTGAAATGTATCTTGATCTTCCATCCGCTTTGGAGCCGATGTTGTCTATTTCCTCGTGGAGCAACAGAATGAAACGAGACGGTTCTCCACGATGGCAAAGTTAATTAAAACTGACCTTGTTGGAATCATATCCTTTGACACTCAACGACAGTAGAGCACTTGATAGGTGGCCATGCTGTTTCCTTGATGGCCATAtctccctccctcgtctTTTGATTGGAGAAGAGCATTCGGAATAGTGACCAGAACTGCAACTGCCAGATGCTGTTTGATCTGCCTGATTGTAAAGGCTCATTCTGCAAGAGGTAGAATCGGCTAGTTCGCATTCCACGCTGCTGTGATTGTCTACCTAGCTGCCCTGGTCTAGGACATATACTCTCTGAATCTGGTAGCGGATATGCTGAACAACATGTTAGGTTAGGTGGCGTTGAAAGAAACAGTCTGCTAGGGACCTGCCTCACGGAGCGTCCCGTGGAAAgcgtgttgttgatgaaacTCTTTCAACGGTACGTTAGTAGGTAGAACGGTCCACCAAAACAGTGTGGATTAGGTTTGGAATCGTATGAATTGCAACCTTTCCTTGCGATGTGTTAGGCTGTGTAGCGATCAACCATCGCAAAGTGCAACCAGGGCAACACGACCGGGCGCGAGGATACCTGGCTGCCTTTCAACAAAGGTGTTGTTAGCAAGGCTTGCCCAAATTTTCAAGCTGTCTTGAGTGTCGAAGACTACACATGACAAACCGTGATGGCTGAGTGTTTCTTACCAGGTAGGTACTGTCTCGCAGGTTTAAGCTTTGAGCAACAACTCCCTCCATCCTTCATGGTGCTCCCGCCATGGCCGTTGGAAGGCAGCCATGTTGATCACGTACGTGAGGCTCAATTCAATATTCAGCTTGATGCGCAAAGTGCCCGATGGGCAAACACATGTCACTTCCAGTGATAGGGCCTATCAGGCGGGGGACAGCGGGCGCAGATAGGTAAACTCCCAGACCCACTCGGGCTGGCTCCAAAGGGCGCAAGAGGCTGAAAAGCAGGCGCATTGGAAACTGGAAGTCGGCCCTCCACCAAAGTACCAAAGTACCTGGGCTCCGCTTGGTGGGGTACACCGCACCCAACCTCGAGTGGAGCTCGACGTGTAGACGTCGAAATAAGCTTTACACTAGTCAGGGATCCAAGTTCggcctccatctccacccccgaGCACTTGCGACAGCAGGCATTCGATTTGGGTTTTGCGATGGGAACGGCTGAAATTTGTCCCTGAAATTATCAACGGAGTCACAAAGCCGCCAGGCTTCTCATCCCGTCCAGCATCCCCATGAGGTCTGGCAGACAGGGGTCGTAATAGCTGGCCAGTCTCCGCCTTGTGTTCCAGACGACGGCGTGATCCAGATGGAACGACGCCAATACAGCCCGGGTATGCCCATCTTACGTCACCGTGCTGTCCCGACCGATGGTGCCCTGGAAATGATCGAATAATGCCACCTTACGACCAAGACAGCATAGTCCACTGCCTCGTATCTGAATTTGGGCTTTTGGTAATCGCCGGCCATCTGGGCCGACAAAAGGAGGCCATCACAGGGAGACAGGAAACCCATCTTCAAGCTCGGTCAGCACCTCATGGCAGTGACTAACGCAAGGAACCCGTCAAGAATACAATATACTTCAGGTTCCTGAAAGTCAATAAAGATGCCAGGGATGTCTGACAAGCAAGAGAAACCCTTCTGCAGAGAACTACGGGTAGGCGGTAGGGACGGGACGCAGAAGCTTGATCCTGAGCTTTCGCAAAGAAGCTTGACGCCATCTCCCTTTTGCTCGTTCGTCCGAAGGCCAAAGGCAACATAGTCGAGTTTGTAGAATACCGAGATACCTATATGAAGGCGCTCCCCTCGAGCTCTTCTGTTCCGTCGACACCCTGCCAGCGCAAAAGGCACGCCAATCTTATCAACGCACGCGCCCGCAGCAGAGGCCAAAGCGAGGGCGAAACCGAAAGGGCCGAAACGACCAAGACGGGCGGGGGGAATACGATCGAGCAAGGCCCCTCGATCCTCGCTCAGCGGACAGTCCGGACGCCCCGCTGCCTGGTTGGGAGTTCCGATagcctacctaggtacctaggtagttgACCCGCACAGGCAGATAGGTGCGCACTGTAGCAGACGATGCCTGCTCTGGGCAGGCTCGTGGAGAGACATTCTCAGCAGCATCTGTGACAAGTGGGCGGTTGATACTTGATATTGGATAGTATTCATGATAGATGGAAACCCAAATCCTTTATTACCTGCATGTCCGAAAGCCAATTCATAAAGATTCAGTTTGCATCGTCCGACGGTGCAGCGGATGAACTCTGGGGTGTGTACAGTGCCAGCGCCTTCAAGCGGTGCTTTCTCCTTCCAGTCCCGTTTCCCCCTCCTAATCTTTTCGGTTCGGCACTGTGTAGGCACTCACCACTCCACTTACTGTCTCCCCCAAAGGTCTTTTTAGTTCGGCGCTATGTAGGCaatcaccactcaccacccccgccaccactcaccaccccccgctTACCACATTCCCACTTACCACTGAACACGTACCCACTTCCTACTGCTGTCGTTCGGTGTCGTTGGCTGCTGCCATCACTTAGGCTGGTCTTTTCCATCTCTATAATTAATAGGCCTCTCTCATTTCTCCCTCCTACAACCTTCACCTTTCCATACCTTCTTACCGTTCCAATTTCCACCCCACAGCTCGTACAATGTCGAGTCGCGCATCTAGCACATCATCGCCCGTGGTGCCATTGGAGCCCACATGGACAGGCTTCATACCAGATACCGGCAACGCGCTTGCCATCGTGGAGGCTGCTCTCCGTGGTCACCTCAGTATGATTCCGCGGCGCCCTCACGACAAAGAGCGCGACGAAGTCATCCGAAGCGGCAATGTGTTTCTCTATGACCTGAATACCTCGGGCATCAAGCGCTGGACTGACGGCCGGGACTGGAGTCCTAGCCGCATCCAACATAATTGGCTCGTTTACCGTGAGATCGATCGCCAATCCAACGGCAGGAATAAGAAGGCAGCGAAGAAGGCGGAAACCGGCgaaatcaccaccggcggaATCACCAAAAAGGCACCCAGCTCTGCCCGCAACAACACGCAGAACATACGGGGTCACGGCGCTGGAAACCGAGAGGCTGCCGCCGGCAGGGTTATCGAGCTGGCGAATGGAAAAAAGGTCCCACACGAAGGCGAGATGGGCATGCAGAAGCTGATAGGCTCGCTGGTTGGGGGCTATCCCTTCAAAAAGGGAGGTCTGATCAAGCGAACCATGAGTTTCGAGTCGGAAAAATTGCATCTGCAGCTGGTCACTTACATGAGCATGGAAGACTATGCGTCCGGGCTTTACAGCACCCCCTATCAACACGCTCACATTCGTGACTGCTTCCCCCGACAAGAGCTGCTCCAAAGTAACTTCCGCTTCTTTTACATGGACGATCTGGGGCTCTTCGAGCCCATGTATGAACCAATGCGTCAACAACTAGCCTATCACCAGGCTTTGATCGCGAACCCGCCGGGCGCGGCCGTTTTTCACCCCCACTATGGTCTGGTCCCCCACGGCATGCCTCCTCCTGGTCTGGTTCCCCACGGcatgcctcctcctcctcctcctcctcctctggctcCCCACAACATGCCTCCTTTTGCTCTGGCTCCCCACGACACGCCTCCCCACGGTCTGGCTCCTAACGGCATGCAGGCCAGGATGCAGGCCGGGATGCACGAGCAACCCCCAGCACTTGACATGGTCAACTACCCCATGCAGGATCACAGCAACCCTCATTCTCCCGACTACCGACAGGATGCTTACACTCTGGGCAGCACAGGCCAGCAGGCTCAGGACGTTGGTGGTCAAGAGCCGAGGAGCTCGCTGGTTGGTCATCCAGCCTTGCAGACTCAAGCCGAAGATTATGGCGGTGTTCCGGATGCCCCATTTGGCGACAACTATGGCGCTGGCATGGCTGTAGACTACCACTCTCCCATGTACCAGCCCCATCACTTCCCCAGCATGCAGTATGGGTCGCACGCCATGGATCAGAATGCCTACCCCGGACAAGAAGGAACGTATCCGTCGCGGAACGGGTCCTATGATGGGGCAGACGGGGCCTATGAGGCTAGGGACATGGCCTATGCGGAGGGGGACATGGCCTATCCAGGACAGATTCTGGTGGACTATCTtgaaaacaacaaccagcatCTCCCACAGACACCTGACAgcaaccaccttcctccctccagcacctagtgctgatgatgattaCATGACTACATGACTGCACGACTGCATGACTCTATGACTGCATGACTGCATTGACAATCAGGGAGGGACGGCACCATTGCTTTTGAGAAGTggttggagttgttggagttggacTGGACGAACAGAGTTGGGGATGGATACTTTGCTTTTTGCAAGCTTGTTGCGcatggaggagctcaagcacactacacacacacacaccactgTTAGGGGAGCAATTGGAGGGTCTTGCGAGCTGACCCTAGCATGAGGGAGTCCCGAGCCCACACCGCAGTGGCAGCGATACTATGTATCTTTTCTTGCTTATATTTCGTTTTGGGcagtttttttcttcaggTTCGGATCTCCGGATGGGCGTGACGGAGAACAATGCGTTACTTGCAAAGGGATACCCGGCGTCTCTCCCTGATTGATATTTATTCTTGCTTATAGAGTGCGAGTTGGTTATTTTCGTTTCTGGGGCGAgggaaaacaaaaataaGAAACAGTACTACTTTGTCTACACACAGATAGATCGGATCCTATAGTCTCAATCACAGTTTCAGCGAGAAGCCTCCcgttcccctcccctctggTGCCGTGTgtgaaggaggtgatgagTCTTTGTGTGTTGGGCGCGCAATCGTGCTCAGACATTTGTTCCACCAACGTCATCGGACGGTCATCGGGCGAAACCTGCCGACATGACGGGCCCCGCTCTAACGGATGTAGTCGGCCGGCGGCCGGCTTGGCCGCCGGCCGACAGACTGGTGCACAGACATGGTCTGTGCTTTATGGCTCCATCAAGGAAATGCACATGCATCCCGATCGCAAAGAGCAGGAATTTCCTTATGGTCTGACGAGGTGACTTGGGCATTTGTTACTATCGGCCTCGCAACGATTTCGTTTGTTTTATTGAGCTAATCAGGACAGGAACAGAGAGGGCGAGTTTGagtggttgttgtgttggaAAAAGTCTTGGCTGTGACGACAACGAGGGAAGgtgaagcaggaggagatatCAACGGCAGGTcgggttttttttggggggttgttgcgcGCTCTCTCTTTTGACCCGCATcatctttttattttatttttttaaacCACGACATTAACCTTGAGGCCTTTTTGAAGCCGGTCCCTcattccttttcttttgagGGAACAacctgcctacctacctatctacaTCAGACGACAGTCTCCAAGTTTTTTGCGCGCGCGAGCAATCATTTGCGCTGGCCAGGGGGCAGTCTCTCTCTACCCATCATCCGACGGTTCAAACCTTGAGCtttgtgggggtgggggaaaACGACCCTGTTAATTGGCTTTTCCCAACGATACGGGAATTCAGGGGATAggaaaaagtcaaaaaagAGGTTTACCGACGGGACGGGGCCGGAACGAAACGAAACGAAACGAAACGACAAGAACAACGGACGGGTGTGTGGTTTGgattgttttttgttttttttttgttgttttttttttgcgttGGAGCTACTGTGTAAAGTCACATACGGTACTCGGgctgtctctctctcagACACATATCAGGGACAGTACCCTGCCCTTGTCAGTTACCTTACCCGAAAAGCATATTTCCCGAAAGTCAAATTCAAGACTGACGAGAGAACAGACGAAAAAAGGAAGGAATTATGATTTCTTACAGCTTCAGGGGTCTcgagagaggtggtggtggtgttgtggcgAGGTTATCGTCGACGAGTCCGTTTCTGGCAGTGAGAGGGCTGTCGAGCATTGCGTTACAGAGGAGGGTTTCGGCTGTTGTATCAGGtcaacaaccgccaccaccgccgccgacaagGTCAGCATCGTATCAATCGAGCAACCTGCTATTTCGAACATTCACCatgtcctcccccccgctcCGGACAAAAGAGtaaacccccccctccgccccctccccttctttttggttACCCCCTTAACTAACATCTCAACAGATCCAAAATCCCCAAAATCCTTCATCCCTCCACCCTAACGAAAAAGCTCCAGTCCAAGCTGCCGGCTGCTATCGTGCCGCAAAAGGAGAATATTTATACTGTCCCGAATATTCTGACGTTTTCTCGGATCATCGCAAGCCCCTTTATCGGCTATGCCATCCTACACGATCAGCACGCCCTCGCTCTGGGGCTGTTTGCCTACGCGGGTGTCAGCGATGCGCTTGACGGGTGGATcgcgaggaggtggaagttgCAGACTGTGGTGGGGACGGTGATTGATCCGATGGCGGACaagatgttgatgacggttttggttgtggcgttggggatgaaggggttgttgccTGGtgagtcttttcttttcttcttttttttttttttggttcccCTTTTCTTGTTGCTTCCAATTTTAACCCGGTTTTGGTTgcccccccctttttttcatGCGGTAGCCTGGTTTCAGGGACTAAAACGTGATAACATGAGCTAATAATGGAGGAAACAACAGTATGGCTAGCAGTCCTCATCCTGGGCCGGGACGtcgccctcgccatctcgGCAATTTACTACCGCTGGATCTCgctgcctcctcccaagACGATGGCAAGATACTGGGATTTTAGCCTGCCGAGCGCGGAGGTGAGGCCGACGTTGATTAGCAAGTTCAATACGTTTTTGCAGTTGGGGCTGATGGGGTTGACGACGGTGGCTCCTGTTGTCACGGCTGTTGATTTTAGTCAGTCGTTGACGGTTTTGCAGTAAGTTTCTTttctgggaagagggggttaAATTGCTGATGATTTGGGATGATAGGTACATTGTCGCCACGACGACGGTTTGGTCGGGCGCGAGTTATGTGTTCAGCAAGGATGCGGTCAAGATTCTGACGCAGCCGGAGAgcaaaaaggagaaggaggttgtggtgggggaggaggaggggaagaagaagtaaCTCTGAGAGAGaagggtgttgggggagaagatgagggtgaggcagttggggaggaaggagagggagggttaggTGGATGATGTGTGTGCTCTGTGTGTTTGGCGAGATGGGGCAGGGAGTTTAGGGGGTTTTCGTGAGTATTGTACATATCCCTATTGCGAGCATTAGCCTTGCTTTGCCCTTGTGGAGCATTCTTGTATATAGACCGTGAACTACATTAAAAAGTTGAATTTTCGTTTACAGTTGCTTGTATTGTTGTCATGTTATATACAAGATTCgaaaccccccccaaaaaaaaagagaaaaaaaaaacgccgACGCCATGTTTTCTTCCCATCTAGCCCACCCATCCGAACCGATGCC contains the following coding sequences:
- the TOS9 gene encoding Gluconate transport-inducing protein required for gluconate-H+ symport (EggNog:ENOG503NY1J; COG:K), whose amino-acid sequence is MSSRASSTSSPVVPLEPTWTGFIPDTGNALAIVEAALRGHLSMIPRRPHDKERDEVIRSGNVFLYDLNTSGIKRWTDGRDWSPSRIQHNWLVYREIDRQSNGRNKKAAKKAETGEITTGGITKKAPSSARNNTQNIRGHGAGNREAAAGRVIELANGKKVPHEGEMGMQKLIGSLVGGYPFKKGGLIKRTMSFESEKLHLQLVTYMSMEDYASGLYSTPYQHAHIRDCFPRQELLQSNFRFFYMDDLGLFEPMYEPMRQQLAYHQALIANPPGAAVFHPHYGLVPHGMPPPGLVPHGMPPPPPPPPLAPHNMPPFALAPHDTPPHGLAPNGMQARMQAGMHEQPPALDMVNYPMQDHSNPHSPDYRQDAYTLGSTGQQAQDVGGQEPRSSLVGHPALQTQAEDYGGVPDAPFGDNYGAGMAVDYHSPMYQPHHFPSMQYGSHAMDQNAYPGQEGTYPSRNGSYDGADGAYEARDMAYAEGDMAYPGQILVDYLENNNQHLPQTPDSNHLPPSST
- a CDS encoding uncharacterized protein (EggNog:ENOG503NZR2; COG:I): MISYSFRGLERGGGGVVARLSSTSPFLAVRGLSSIALQRRVSAVVSGQQPPPPPPTRSASYQSSNLLFRTFTMSSPPLRTKESKIPKILHPSTLTKKLQSKLPAAIVPQKENIYTVPNILTFSRIIASPFIGYAILHDQHALALGLFAYAGVSDALDGWIARRWKLQTVVGTVIDPMADKMLMTVLVVALGMKGLLPVWLAVLILGRDVALAISAIYYRWISLPPPKTMARYWDFSLPSAEVRPTLISKFNTFLQLGLMGLTTVAPVVTAVDFSQSLTVLQYIVATTTVWSGASYVFSKDAVKILTQPESKKEKEVVVGEEEGKKK